The following coding sequences lie in one Rutidosis leptorrhynchoides isolate AG116_Rl617_1_P2 chromosome 6, CSIRO_AGI_Rlap_v1, whole genome shotgun sequence genomic window:
- the LOC139855597 gene encoding probable membrane-associated kinase regulator 2 yields the protein MDAFSLLRYWRSNNGGANDVTTTTANVRTSTIVTQTSDSDDKSADDNDHGPFFDLEFSLPNNEENNENGNGVVYAVEDEDETDGSDDDDDVEDESELKLTLLSGSSGGDDSSSNTNTAADVNVSASPSDDLFFKGDFIPDSNINQTTSLGTNSKPFQSRVSLAKHATKFRVMMLKLKNSKSNQTTEEEEEHKKKEDKDVQNVDSGSGEPVTTTVKFKVAEVPIVSLFKRDNSSKKAQKKRQNDDVSVTNSNSSDEKKFSKEAVQKYLRKVKPLYVRVSKKYGDKLKSPSLESELRRHLTVTESRKRSPSEESNLEGSEPPLLSSNGKGLIQGNLPAGLRVVCKHLGKSRSGSTAVVAAAPAKITSKRRDDSLLQQQDGIQSAILHCKRSFKASRDSDCSSSLSSESVPTNGKSVAEDKEEMSKR from the exons ATGGACGCTTTTAGCTTACTAAGGTACTGGCGCAGTAACAATGGCGGTGCTAATGACGTCACCACCACCACCGCTAACGTACGCACCTCCACCATTGTCACTCAAACTTCAGACTCCGACGATAAATCCGCTGACGATAACGACCACGGTCCGTTTTTTGATTTAGAGTTCAGCTTACCAAATAACGAGGAAAATAATGAAAATGGAAACGGTGTCGTTTACGCTGTGGAAGATGAAGATGAGACTGATggatctgatgatgatgatgacgtggAAGATGAGAGTGAGTTGAAATTGACGCTCTTATCTGGTTCAAGCGGTGGTGACGATAGCAGTAGTAATACTAATACAGCTGCTGATGTTAATGTATCAGCCTCTCCTTCTGATGATTTGTTTTTTAAAGGTGATTTTATTCCTGATAGCAACATCAACCAAACGACGTCGTTGGGGACAAATTCAAAGCCGTTTCAGTCTCGTGTTTCGTTAGCTAAACACGCGACGAAGTTTCGTGTCATGATGTTGAAATTAAAAAATTCAAAATCAAATCAAACTACAGAGGaggaggaagaacacaagaagaaagaAGATAAAGATGTACAGAATGTTGATTCCGGTTCAGGTGAGCCGGTGACGACGACGGTGAAATTTAAAGTAGCTGAAGTACCGATTGTTTCATTATTTAAAAGAGATAACAGTTCAAAAAAGGCACAAAAGAAGCGACAAAACGACGACGTATCGGTTACTAATTCTAATTCTTCAGATGAGAAAAAGTTTTCGAAAGAAGCAGTGCAAAAGTACTTGAGGAAAGTTAAGCCGTTGTACGTCCGTGTTTCAAAAAAATACGGTGATAAATTGAAGTCACCGTCGCTGGAGTCGGAGTTACGGAGGCATTTGACGGTGACGGAGTCACGGAAACGGTCGCCGTCAGAAGAATCGAATTTAGAAGGCTCTGAACCGCCGTTACTATCGAGTAACGGAAAAGGACTGATACAAGGTAATTTACCGGCCGGACTTCGCGTTGTTTGTAAGCATTTAGGTAAAAGCCGGTCAGGTTCTACGGCGGTGGTTGCCGCTGCTCCGGCGAAGATAACGTCAAAACGCCGTGACGATTCGTTGTTACAACAACAGGATGGAATTCAGAGCGCTATTTTGCACTGTAAACGATCGTTCAAAGCTTCTAGAG ATTCTGATTGTTCGTCAAGTTTATCTAGTGAATCGGTGCCGACGAACGGAAAAAGTGTGGCGGAAGACAAGGAGGAAATGAGCaaaa